The Alphaproteobacteria bacterium genomic interval ATGCCCGGCGCTGTGGCGACCGCCGCCTCGCGCAGCATACGCTGGCAGAAGCCCATGCTGTCGTCGGTCCGTGCGGATACATCCGCATAGAGGTAGAAGGCGCCATCGGCCGGCGCGAAACTGTCGAAACCGGCCATGGGCAGGTGATGCAGCAAGAGGTCGCGATTGGCGCGGTAGCGCTGCACATGGCCGTCCAGCTCTTCATGGCTGTGGAGGGCGGCGCGGGCGGCAAGCTGCGGCAGGGTCGGCGGCGCCAGAAACAGGTTCTGGGCCAGAGCCTCTATAGCCGCCACCAGGTCGTCCGGCGCCACCAGCCAGCCCAATCGCCAACCGGTCATCGCATAGTATTTGGAGAAGCTGTTAACAGTGATGGCGCTGGGGCTGTGCGCCACGGCAGTGGCCGCGGCCCGGCCGAACGTAATGCCGTGATAGATCTCGTCGGAGATCAGGCGCACCCCATGGTCATGGCACCAGCGGGCCAGAGCGGAAAAATCCTCAGGCGACAGCATGGCACCGGTAGGGTTGGCCGGACTGGCGACAATGAGGCCGTCAGGCAACGGGTCGAGTGCCGCCAAATGGGCGATGGTCGGCTGAAACCCGCTGTCGGGCCCGGTAGCGATCTCCACAGCCTGCAAATCAAGCGCATGCAGGATATTGCGGTATCCGGGATAGCCGGGCGCGGCAAGAGCAACGCGGTCGCCGGCGTCAAAGGCTGCCAGGAAAGCCAGCACGAACCCGGCCGAAGACCCGGTGGTCACCACCATTCGCTCCATGGCCGCGGCGACCCCGTACATGGCCTTGTAGTGCGCCGCCAGATCGTGCCGCAATGCCGGTAGCCCCAGAGCCTCGGTATAGCCGAGACGGTCGCTGTCCAGCGCCGCGCGGGCGGCGGCAAGCACCGCCCGCGGCGCCGCACTGCCAGGCTGGCCAATCTCCATGTGGATGACATCAGCGCCGGTCGCCGCCACTTCACGCGCCTGGCGCATCATGGCCAGGGCATGGAACGGCGCCGTGCGGCCGCGACGTGAAGACTTGAGCGCCATGGGCGAAGCGGCAAACCGGTTCAGCGTCGATCCAGCAGGGCCAGGCCGGGCGGATCGGCGGCGATGGCGCAGGGCGCCGCGCGGCTGGCGACGCCGTCGGGACAATGAAAGGCGACGGCCTGCGTCGCCGCTGTCACCGTGGCGGCAAGCGCCGCGGCCGCCGGCGCACCATCGCCGAGGCGAGCGAGCAGGCCTTGTGCCCGCTCTGCAGCGGCGGCGTCGCCGATGACCGCAACGGCGGAGTAGACCGTGCGCGCACTGTCGCTGAGCTCCGCCGCGAGGGCGGTGGTGCCGGAAGTGGTGACCGCCGGTTCGGCCAGCAGGAAGCCCCAGTCGGGCACCGTCACGCCAGTGCCGAAGGGTGCGCCCAGGCTCAATCCGCAGACCACCACCATGCCGCTGCCATCGGCGGTGACGATCCCGCCACCGGAATGGCGGGTACCGGTGGCCGCCGCCCCTGTGGCCTGTCCGGCCGCCAGCCAGCGCAGGCGACCGTCCACGGCGCCCGCAGCCGACGCCGCGCCCCAGGTGGCCTGCACCGCCGCCAGATCCGCCGCGGTCACCGCCAGGCCCATGTCCCGCAACGTCAGGGCAAGCGTCCGGCCGCTCTGGCCGGTGTAGAGAATGCCGCCGGATTCGAACTGTATCTGGCCGAGAATGCGCCTGAGGGCCGGCTGGACCAGGCGGTCGCCTTCCTGCAGCGGCTGGCCGGACCCGTCGAGGAAAAGCGCCGCCGTCAGGGGGTCGTCAGCCAGCTTGCGGCTGTTGGCCGCCAGCGCCGCCGCCAGAGTGCGGGAGACCGCCACGCCGCCGGCCAGGCGGACGGCCGGTCCGGTCAGGCCCTGCCATTTGATTTCGCCATAGCTGTCGTGCAGGACCGCCAGACCACGGACCAGAGCCGGCAGGCCGACGCCGGCAGCGCCAGCGGCCGGGAACTCCAGCACACCGGAACGCCCGGCCTGCCCGTCAATCACCAGACAACGGCCGCCGGCCCCCAGCGACACGCCCGCCGGATAGGTCACTGCCAGGGCCAGTGAGCCGGCGACCGCCGCATCGGCCGCATTGCCGCCGCCGCGCAGGATATTGCGGGCGACCAGCGCCGCTTCCGGCTCGCTGGCTGCCGCCATGCCGACAAAATCATCATTCAGACTACGGCTGAAAACACTGGTATCGGACCCGAGGCCACAGGCGGAAAGGACCATGCCGGCCACCACCGCCAACGCAGCAGCGGCCGACCGACGGCAGCCGGACGGGGCACGGCGCACCAGGCGACGCAAGCCGGGAGAAGAGAAGCTGACCACCATCACGTCCTGCCCACCCTGTTCGTGCCACCCTGTTTATGCGCGCCGTGTTCCCGCGCGCCCTGATCATGGCCGACCTGCTATAGTCGGCACTTCACAACCGGCGCCGGAGGCTTATCAGCGCCGGCCACCTTGCGCCCGCGGCGCGCGGCACGGCCCGTGACCACAGACGGATCACCTTGATGAAACCTGAACGCGGTGGACGCAAGACCGGACGGCTGATTCCCGCCCTGCTGGCCGCGCTCATGCTGGCCTTTTCCGGCGGCCCCGCCCAGGCCCTGAACTTCGTCCGCGACGGCGAGCTGGAAAATACGATCCGTGCCTTTCTCCAGCCGGTGTTCGACGCCGCCGGTTTGTCGCCCGGTCAGGTGCGCATCTTCATCATAAACGATCCCAGTCTGAACGCCTTTGTGGCCGGCGGTCAAAACCTGTTCATCAATACCGGTCTGTTCCTCAATACCACCGATCCCGGCGCCGTCATCGGCGTTCTGGCCCATGAAGTGGGCCACATCACCGGCGGTCACCTGCTGCGGCTGGACGCGGAGTTGGACAAGGCGCGGGCGCAGACCATCGCCGCCATGGTGCTTGGCGTTGTCGCCGGGGTGGCCACCGGCGATACGGCCGCGACGGGGGTCATCTCCAGCACCGGCGGCGGCATCGCCATGGCCAATGTGGCGAGCTTCAGCCGCGGCCAGGAAGCCGCGGCCGATGCCGCGGCACTACGCTACCTGGACCAGGCCGGTCTGCCGGCCGACGGTCTGCTTGACGTTCTCGACACCCTGGACGAGCAGAGCATCCTGGTCGGTCGTGGTCAGCCGGACTATTTGCGTACCCACCCGCTGACCCGCGACCGCATTGACGTGGTGCGCCGCCACGTGGCGGCAACGCCGGCGGCGGACCGGTCCATGCCACAGCGGCTGATCGACCTGCATGGGCTGGCCCGCGCCAAGCTGTTCGGCTTTACCCGGTCCGCCGGCGAGACCCTCAGAGCCTATCCCGAAAGCGACCTGTCGGTGCCGGCGCGCTATGCCCGGGCCATTGCGTGGGGCCGCCAGGCCGATCTGGCCCGCGCGCTGCCGCTGTTCGACGAGCTGATTGCGGCGGCGCCGGACAATCCGTGGTTCCGCGAGACGCGCGGCCAGATTCTGTTCGAGGCGGGACAGAATGCGGCGGCGCTCGACGACTATAAGGCGGCAGTGAGTCTGGCGCCGGACGAGCCGCTGCTGCTGTCCGGCCTTGGCCGGGTGCAGGTGGAGTCCGGCCAGCCGGACGAGCTTGTGGCGGCGGTCGGGCATCTGGAAAAGTCACTGAGCCGCGATCCCGACCAGGTGGGATCGTGGCGCGATCTGGGCAT includes:
- a CDS encoding aminotransferase class I/II-fold pyridoxal phosphate-dependent enzyme is translated as MALKSSRRGRTAPFHALAMMRQAREVAATGADVIHMEIGQPGSAAPRAVLAAARAALDSDRLGYTEALGLPALRHDLAAHYKAMYGVAAAMERMVVTTGSSAGFVLAFLAAFDAGDRVALAAPGYPGYRNILHALDLQAVEIATGPDSGFQPTIAHLAALDPLPDGLIVASPANPTGAMLSPEDFSALARWCHDHGVRLISDEIYHGITFGRAAATAVAHSPSAITVNSFSKYYAMTGWRLGWLVAPDDLVAAIEALAQNLFLAPPTLPQLAARAALHSHEELDGHVQRYRANRDLLLHHLPMAGFDSFAPADGAFYLYADVSARTDDSMGFCQRMLREAAVATAPGIDFDTRRGHHYLRFSFAGSTADMEEGVRRLKAWH
- a CDS encoding gamma-glutamyltransferase; amino-acid sequence: MVVSFSSPGLRRLVRRAPSGCRRSAAAALAVVAGMVLSACGLGSDTSVFSRSLNDDFVGMAAASEPEAALVARNILRGGGNAADAAVAGSLALAVTYPAGVSLGAGGRCLVIDGQAGRSGVLEFPAAGAAGVGLPALVRGLAVLHDSYGEIKWQGLTGPAVRLAGGVAVSRTLAAALAANSRKLADDPLTAALFLDGSGQPLQEGDRLVQPALRRILGQIQFESGGILYTGQSGRTLALTLRDMGLAVTAADLAAVQATWGAASAAGAVDGRLRWLAAGQATGAAATGTRHSGGGIVTADGSGMVVVCGLSLGAPFGTGVTVPDWGFLLAEPAVTTSGTTALAAELSDSARTVYSAVAVIGDAAAAERAQGLLARLGDGAPAAAALAATVTAATQAVAFHCPDGVASRAAPCAIAADPPGLALLDRR
- a CDS encoding M48 family metalloprotease — protein: MKPERGGRKTGRLIPALLAALMLAFSGGPAQALNFVRDGELENTIRAFLQPVFDAAGLSPGQVRIFIINDPSLNAFVAGGQNLFINTGLFLNTTDPGAVIGVLAHEVGHITGGHLLRLDAELDKARAQTIAAMVLGVVAGVATGDTAATGVISSTGGGIAMANVASFSRGQEAAADAAALRYLDQAGLPADGLLDVLDTLDEQSILVGRGQPDYLRTHPLTRDRIDVVRRHVAATPAADRSMPQRLIDLHGLARAKLFGFTRSAGETLRAYPESDLSVPARYARAIAWGRQADLARALPLFDELIAAAPDNPWFRETRGQILFEAGQNAAALDDYKAAVSLAPDEPLLLSGLGRVQVESGQPDELVAAVGHLEKSLSRDPDQVGSWRDLGIAYGRTNQPGPAAASLAEFYFAVGDLAAVKLHADRAEALLPVGSPWALRLADLQRRVDEVRRQQRER